One part of the Saprospiraceae bacterium genome encodes these proteins:
- a CDS encoding ATP phosphoribosyltransferase: MTRLNIAIQKSGRMHDDSMALLKDCGLRVDSGTDQLKTSASGFPLDILYLRNGDIPEYLQDGVADIAILGENTVVEKGSKVDKVMSLGFSKCRLSMAVPQHSGYEDVRFFEGKRIATSYPNTVKSFLKANGVNAEIHQISGSVEIAPHIGLADGICDLVSSGNTLFQNKLEEKDVILRSEACMYIHPNLSAEKRRLLEQLLFRIKSTLDARKNKYIVLNSPKSALEKIISLLPGIKSPTVLPLADDGWCSVHSVIPEQQFWEVIGALKEAGAQGILVIPIEKMVS, translated from the coding sequence ATGACCAGATTAAACATAGCGATACAAAAATCAGGCAGAATGCATGACGACAGCATGGCCTTACTCAAAGATTGTGGCCTCCGGGTCGATTCAGGCACTGACCAGTTAAAGACCAGTGCTTCCGGCTTTCCCCTGGATATACTGTACTTACGCAATGGTGATATCCCTGAATATCTCCAGGATGGGGTAGCGGATATCGCCATATTGGGAGAAAATACAGTAGTAGAGAAAGGGAGTAAAGTAGACAAAGTGATGTCACTTGGATTTTCAAAATGCAGACTATCTATGGCCGTGCCTCAGCACTCTGGATATGAAGATGTTCGGTTTTTTGAAGGCAAAAGAATTGCAACCTCTTATCCGAATACTGTAAAATCATTTTTAAAAGCTAATGGAGTCAATGCAGAGATTCATCAGATATCCGGCAGTGTGGAGATAGCACCTCATATCGGACTGGCTGATGGCATCTGTGACCTGGTGAGCTCGGGTAATACCCTGTTTCAAAACAAATTAGAAGAGAAAGATGTCATCCTTAGGTCAGAAGCCTGCATGTACATTCATCCTAACCTTTCTGCCGAAAAAAGGAGATTACTTGAACAGCTATTGTTTAGGATTAAATCCACCCTTGATGCTCGCAAAAACAAATATATCGTATTGAATTCTCCAAAGTCAGCTTTGGAAAAAATCATTTCTTTATTGCCTGGTATCAAAAGTCCAACGGTATTGCCTTTGGCTGATGATGGATGGTGCTCCGTACATTCTGTCATCCCGGAACAACAGTTTTGGGAGGTCATCGGCGCGCTGAAAGAAGCAGGCGCTCAAGGTATACTCGTGATTCCAATCGAAAAAATGGTCAGCTAA
- a CDS encoding fasciclin domain-containing protein, with protein sequence MKNLITIVIIAFMLSTIMFCKNDAPSTVQSSAPEAGMTSNGQDAVVDNESQKDIVKIAVGSKDHTTLVAALQQADYVDDLSNAGPFTVFAPTNEAFAKLPAGTVESLMKNDKKADLQNILEYHVSIGVFKEDMLRNGQKLGQVNSQNITITKTPDGKIKINGTANVLAAVPASNGLVYVIDEVLLPPANN encoded by the coding sequence ATGAAAAATTTAATCACCATCGTTATAATAGCTTTCATGCTCTCCACTATCATGTTTTGCAAAAACGATGCACCATCCACTGTTCAATCATCAGCACCTGAAGCTGGTATGACATCTAATGGTCAGGATGCGGTTGTCGACAATGAATCTCAAAAAGACATTGTAAAAATCGCTGTAGGATCCAAAGATCATACAACTTTAGTAGCAGCATTACAACAGGCAGATTATGTGGATGACCTAAGCAATGCAGGACCATTTACAGTATTTGCTCCAACCAATGAGGCATTTGCCAAATTGCCTGCCGGCACGGTAGAAAGCTTGATGAAAAACGACAAAAAAGCTGATCTTCAAAATATATTGGAGTATCATGTCTCCATTGGCGTTTTCAAAGAAGACATGCTTAGAAACGGACAAAAACTAGGGCAGGTAAATAGTCAAAATATCACGATCACCAAGACTCCAGATGGCAAAATAAAAATCAATGGTACTGCCAATGTCCTTGCTGCGGTGCCCGCAAGCAATGGATTGGTCTATGTGATAGATGAGGTATTGTTGCCACCCGCTAATAACTGA
- the hisF gene encoding imidazole glycerol phosphate synthase subunit HisF gives MLAKRIIACLDIKDGRTVKGVNFLELRDAGDPVELGKIYSDQGIDELVFLDITATHEKRKTLGDLARAVAKNLNIPFTIGGGVSSLADASVLLEAGADKISINSAAVRNPQLVRDLALEFGSQFVVVAIDGRQTPAGWEVYVQGGRTATGIKMYEWVRRIEDLGAGEILFTSMDHDGVKTGFAVQATRQMSEMVSIPIIASGGAGTMAHFEDIFLEGKADAALAASIFHYGEIAIADLKQYLKDAGIPIRLSTRTEELIQA, from the coding sequence ATGTTAGCCAAACGCATCATAGCCTGTCTCGATATCAAAGATGGTCGTACTGTCAAAGGAGTTAATTTTCTGGAACTCAGGGATGCTGGTGACCCGGTCGAGCTTGGCAAAATATATAGCGATCAGGGTATCGACGAACTGGTCTTCCTCGATATCACTGCTACCCATGAAAAAAGAAAGACACTGGGTGATCTGGCCAGGGCCGTTGCTAAAAACCTCAACATCCCTTTTACTATCGGGGGTGGTGTCTCTTCTTTGGCAGATGCCTCCGTGTTACTGGAAGCAGGTGCCGACAAGATATCCATCAATTCTGCAGCTGTCAGAAATCCTCAACTCGTAAGAGATCTGGCGCTGGAATTTGGGAGTCAGTTTGTAGTCGTAGCGATTGACGGCAGACAGACACCTGCCGGATGGGAAGTCTATGTGCAAGGTGGTAGAACAGCTACCGGTATCAAGATGTACGAGTGGGTACGAAGAATAGAAGATTTGGGCGCCGGAGAAATATTATTTACCTCCATGGATCACGATGGGGTCAAAACCGGCTTTGCTGTGCAAGCCACCCGACAGATGTCAGAGATGGTGAGTATCCCGATCATTGCCAGTGGGGGAGCAGGGACAATGGCACATTTTGAAGATATCTTTTTAGAAGGCAAGGCGGATGCCGCCCTGGCAGCCAGCATTTTTCACTACGGTGAGATAGCTATCGCAGATCTAAAACAGTATTTGAAGGATGCCGGAATCCCTATCCGATTATCTACACGCACGGAGGAGCTCATTCAAGCCTGA
- a CDS encoding DUF5618 family protein produces the protein MTESIKEANRYLSNAKELLSEKANRTNGVYQDAKYVKMAGHTAYCGVLFALDLMIKQPKKNKRKSVEYYREFLSKYDKKMLTEFNNLYDTLHLSLGYDGNTDVRISKVGLEMAKEFIAKVATRLN, from the coding sequence ATGACTGAGTCCATAAAAGAAGCCAATCGATACCTCTCTAATGCAAAAGAATTATTGAGTGAAAAAGCTAACAGGACTAATGGTGTCTATCAAGATGCAAAGTATGTCAAGATGGCTGGACATACTGCTTACTGTGGTGTCTTATTTGCTCTGGACTTGATGATTAAACAGCCAAAAAAGAATAAAAGAAAATCAGTAGAATATTATAGAGAGTTTTTGTCAAAGTATGACAAAAAAATGTTGACAGAGTTTAATAACCTTTACGATACCCTCCACCTTAGCCTGGGATATGATGGGAACACGGATGTCCGAATCAGTAAGGTTGGATTAGAGATGGCCAAAGAATTTATCGCGAAAGTAGCAACCCGATTAAACTAA
- a CDS encoding 1-(5-phosphoribosyl)-5-[(5-phosphoribosylamino)methylideneamino] imidazole-4-carboxamide isomerase — MIIFPAIDLIDGKCVRLSEGDFDRVKEYKADPLDMAKKYQDAGLTHLHLVDLDGARNKKVSQYKVLELIAGKTTLRVDFGGGVQSDEDLRIVFECGAKQANVGSMAVKDPELFESWLESYGPELIIFAADVRDKKLATHAWKEGGELELFDMIERFKSKTLSLLTCTDISRDGMLGGSNRELYREILHTYPDLLLTASGGVHNLEDLETLKEIGCYGAIVGKAIYENKIRIEDLHQFQSR, encoded by the coding sequence ATGATTATTTTTCCCGCAATTGACCTCATCGATGGCAAGTGTGTCAGATTAAGTGAAGGCGATTTTGACCGTGTCAAAGAATACAAGGCTGATCCCCTTGATATGGCCAAAAAATATCAGGATGCCGGACTGACTCACTTACACCTGGTAGACCTGGATGGCGCAAGGAACAAAAAAGTCAGCCAGTACAAGGTACTTGAATTGATCGCCGGCAAAACGACGCTTCGGGTTGACTTTGGAGGCGGTGTTCAGTCAGATGAGGATCTCCGCATCGTATTTGAATGTGGCGCTAAACAGGCTAATGTAGGGAGTATGGCGGTAAAAGACCCAGAACTCTTCGAATCCTGGCTAGAGTCCTATGGCCCCGAGCTAATCATATTTGCAGCAGATGTAAGAGATAAAAAACTTGCCACTCATGCCTGGAAGGAAGGAGGTGAGCTAGAGCTCTTCGATATGATCGAAAGATTTAAATCTAAAACATTAAGCTTGCTCACCTGCACTGACATATCCAGGGATGGTATGCTGGGTGGATCCAATAGAGAGCTGTACAGGGAGATTTTACATACATACCCGGACCTATTGCTTACTGCCAGTGGTGGAGTGCATAACCTGGAGGATCTGGAGACTTTAAAAGAAATAGGTTGTTATGGTGCCATAGTGGGAAAGGCCATTTATGAAAACAAAATTCGAATTGAAGATTTACATCAGTTTCAAAGCAGGTAA
- a CDS encoding MHS family MFS transporter: MADQNSGISKIIGASAVGTLIEWYDFYIFGSLAVLIGRKLFPPDAGASALINTLAIFAAGFLVRPFGALVFGRIGDLVGRKYTFLLTLVLMGASTFLIGLIPGFETWGYAAPLAVLVLRLIQGLALGGEYGGAATYVAEHAPPDKRGFYTSWIQTTATLGLFLSLGVIIWTRWALGTEAFNDWGWRIPFLVSILLVGISIYIRMKMNESPAFAKLKEEGNISVNPIKESFSHKTNFKMVLLALFGAVMGQGVVWYTGQFYAQSFLENTCKLGFNQSRYILIVAIALATPGFIFWGWLSDRVGRKWIMMAGMLLAILTYRPIYKYFYEHSDSAVLTKQNISNSVPIVTIVSINAKGDSLYQIQSVVTTDQGYTFKQSRVDTLFAPLRTVYSQGKTSISDKNLPSGAFWMYVLLVFVQILYVTMVYGPIAAFLVELFPTRIRYTSMSLPYHIGNGVFGGLVPFIATLMSSFPGSNYLSGLWYPIGVAAVCLVIGSIYLNNKINPDVLH, encoded by the coding sequence ATGGCAGATCAAAATAGTGGAATATCCAAAATCATAGGCGCCTCCGCAGTAGGGACCTTAATCGAATGGTATGATTTTTACATCTTCGGTAGCCTGGCAGTCCTGATAGGTCGCAAGCTCTTTCCACCGGACGCAGGTGCTTCTGCTTTGATCAACACGCTTGCCATATTTGCAGCAGGATTTTTGGTAAGGCCGTTTGGTGCCTTGGTATTCGGACGAATTGGTGACCTTGTAGGCAGGAAGTATACGTTTTTATTGACACTGGTGCTCATGGGGGCCTCTACTTTTCTGATTGGTTTGATACCGGGATTTGAGACCTGGGGATATGCTGCCCCACTGGCAGTATTGGTTTTGAGATTGATCCAGGGTTTGGCACTAGGAGGTGAATATGGAGGCGCAGCTACTTATGTGGCAGAACATGCTCCGCCTGACAAAAGAGGCTTTTATACAAGCTGGATTCAGACGACAGCTACGCTGGGCCTATTTCTATCGCTGGGAGTGATTATTTGGACCAGGTGGGCTTTGGGTACTGAGGCATTTAATGATTGGGGATGGCGAATTCCTTTTTTAGTCTCCATATTATTAGTAGGTATATCCATCTATATCAGGATGAAGATGAACGAATCTCCTGCTTTTGCCAAACTCAAAGAAGAAGGCAATATCTCCGTCAATCCGATTAAAGAAAGTTTCAGCCACAAGACCAATTTTAAAATGGTTTTACTCGCTTTATTTGGTGCTGTAATGGGGCAGGGAGTGGTGTGGTATACCGGCCAGTTTTATGCACAATCTTTCCTTGAAAATACTTGTAAACTTGGATTTAATCAGAGCAGGTATATCCTCATTGTGGCGATCGCCCTGGCCACGCCGGGATTTATTTTTTGGGGTTGGCTCAGTGACCGGGTCGGTCGCAAATGGATCATGATGGCAGGCATGCTATTAGCCATTTTGACTTATCGGCCTATATATAAATATTTTTATGAGCACAGTGATTCCGCGGTTTTGACCAAACAAAATATAAGTAATTCTGTTCCCATAGTCACCATCGTCTCTATCAATGCTAAAGGAGATTCACTATACCAAATTCAAAGTGTGGTGACTACCGATCAGGGCTACACTTTCAAACAGTCCAGGGTGGATACTTTGTTTGCCCCTTTAAGAACTGTGTACTCACAAGGCAAAACTTCGATTTCGGACAAAAACCTGCCGTCCGGTGCGTTTTGGATGTATGTATTATTGGTGTTTGTTCAAATACTTTATGTCACGATGGTTTATGGACCGATAGCTGCTTTCCTTGTCGAACTATTTCCTACCAGGATACGGTATACCTCTATGTCCCTTCCTTATCACATCGGCAACGGAGTATTCGGAGGACTTGTCCCATTTATAGCTACCTTGATGAGCAGTTTTCCGGGGAGCAATTATCTTTCAGGACTTTGGTACCCAATAGGCGTGGCTGCGGTCTGTTTGGTGATTGGTTCGATTTATCTCAACAATAAGATTAATCCTGATGTTTTGCATTGA
- the hisH gene encoding imidazole glycerol phosphate synthase subunit HisH: protein MNKQKIAVIDYNAGNVQSVLFALDKFEVDPVLTRDPEIILQADKVLFPGVGEASTTMKFLQSYGLTDLIPRLTQPVLGICLGLQLMCDYSEENDTPCLGIFPIQVKKFVAPDPSFKIPHMGWNQIQLLGEGWVPQALHNHYVYFVHSYYAALSEYTVAGCDYAQSFSAIIHKDNFYATQFHVEKSGPVGLTILEAFLKI, encoded by the coding sequence ATGAACAAACAAAAAATAGCAGTCATCGATTATAATGCCGGCAATGTACAGTCAGTTTTATTCGCGCTCGATAAATTTGAGGTAGATCCTGTATTGACCAGAGATCCGGAGATTATTTTACAAGCTGATAAGGTTTTGTTTCCAGGGGTAGGAGAGGCCTCCACGACGATGAAATTTTTACAATCGTATGGATTGACTGACCTGATCCCAAGATTGACTCAGCCTGTATTGGGCATCTGCCTGGGATTGCAATTAATGTGTGATTATTCTGAAGAAAACGACACGCCATGCCTGGGTATTTTTCCTATTCAAGTCAAAAAATTTGTTGCTCCTGATCCTTCATTTAAAATACCGCATATGGGTTGGAATCAAATCCAGCTTCTGGGAGAGGGCTGGGTGCCACAGGCGCTCCACAATCATTACGTATATTTCGTACACAGTTATTACGCTGCCCTGAGTGAATATACGGTGGCGGGCTGTGACTATGCTCAATCCTTCAGTGCCATTATACACAAAGACAATTTTTATGCGACCCAGTTTCACGTAGAAAAATCCGGTCCTGTGGGTTTGACAATTTTAGAGGCTTTTTTGAAAATTTAA
- a CDS encoding cytochrome c — protein sequence MKQISLCLGFLLLTFLMACGNEGVRKDEKPIDIHDLAKNQPEVHGTEIKEGDITFGNPLNNDWVSVGKSTYELKCMSCHRLSEVKLVGPGWKGVTQRRKPLWIINMITNVDMMLEKDPEAQKMLEQCLVRMPNQNITPDEARKVIEFMRSNDGEK from the coding sequence ATGAAACAAATCAGTTTATGCCTTGGATTCCTCCTGCTAACCTTTCTTATGGCTTGTGGTAACGAGGGTGTAAGAAAAGACGAGAAGCCCATAGATATCCATGACTTAGCCAAAAACCAGCCTGAAGTACACGGTACCGAAATCAAAGAAGGTGACATTACTTTTGGCAATCCATTAAATAACGACTGGGTATCTGTAGGGAAATCAACTTATGAATTGAAATGTATGTCCTGCCATCGTCTAAGCGAAGTCAAATTGGTAGGACCCGGTTGGAAAGGAGTGACTCAAAGACGAAAACCACTTTGGATCATCAACATGATCACCAATGTAGATATGATGTTAGAGAAAGACCCGGAGGCTCAAAAAATGTTGGAGCAATGCCTGGTAAGAATGCCAAATCAAAACATTACCCCGGATGAAGCCAGAAAAGTCATTGAATTCATGAGAAGTAATGATGGCGAAAAATAA
- a CDS encoding ATP-binding cassette domain-containing protein — MIKILNLCKRFKNLIALDDISVTFEEGQVISLIGPNGSGKTTLIKSILGLIRPNEGQILFQNKSIYNDFQYRSQIGYMPQIGRYPDNMKMGQLFQMLRNIRNVHEEHLDTELINSFELRSMFESLCAPCPEVPGKR; from the coding sequence ATGATCAAGATATTAAACCTGTGTAAAAGATTTAAAAACCTCATTGCATTGGACGACATCAGTGTCACTTTTGAAGAAGGTCAGGTAATATCCTTAATCGGCCCCAATGGCTCTGGCAAGACCACTTTGATTAAATCGATATTAGGATTGATTCGACCCAATGAAGGCCAAATATTATTTCAAAATAAATCGATCTATAACGACTTTCAATACAGATCCCAAATCGGCTATATGCCTCAAATAGGAAGATATCCTGACAACATGAAAATGGGGCAATTATTCCAGATGTTACGAAATATTCGAAATGTACATGAAGAACATTTGGATACAGAATTGATCAATAGCTTTGAATTAAGATCGATGTTTGAAAGCCTATGCGCACCTTGTCCGGAGGTACCAGGCAAAAGGTAA
- a CDS encoding ATP-binding cassette domain-containing protein, translating to MRTLSGGTRQKVSAAIAFMFDSKVLILDEPTAGLDPVASEILKDKVNKEKIKNKLIVITSHILSDLDDITTHVMYLQDGQIMF from the coding sequence ATGCGCACCTTGTCCGGAGGTACCAGGCAAAAGGTAAGTGCAGCCATCGCTTTTATGTTTGATTCGAAAGTGCTCATCCTCGACGAGCCTACCGCCGGGCTAGACCCAGTCGCTTCTGAAATACTTAAAGATAAAGTAAACAAGGAAAAAATAAAAAACAAACTGATTGTTATTACATCTCATATATTAAGCGACCTGGATGATATCACTACCCATGTAATGTATTTACAAGATGGCCAAATAATGTTTTGA
- a CDS encoding T9SS type A sorting domain-containing protein: MDQLGKTPIVHADKHALEFQNTTTLWQTNDGGVYKTANGGSVWTHLTNPMVISQMYRLGVAQTSSVVIAGLQDNGTKLRSTTGSWSDKIGGDGMDCAINPVNANYMYGELYYGDLKRSTNGGSTWTSIKPTSEASGWITPFGLAPSAPSTIYAGYKNIWKSTNNGTTWSAISAGNTINVRALAIAPSDANIVYYSTDADLSSGNRLFKTTTGTNSWTALTNPTNVGRISSIAIDNLNPNNVWVTISGYNAGEKVYVSTNGGSSWTNISGSLPNIPSNILAFYNGSNGGVYLGMDIGVYYRDNSMTDWALFNAGLPNVEVADIEIQYALGKVRVASYGRGVWESDMFGVSSIAGLKNGTQISKKQFENSTFSVYPNPVSTVINIEFYSSVEGRNNLMIMDMAGRMAHKTYSVDMIKGLNTISLSIADLPSGAYYIGDGKGKSTRFLKN, translated from the coding sequence GTGGACCAGCTCGGCAAAACACCAATAGTGCATGCGGACAAGCATGCTTTAGAATTTCAAAATACCACTACCCTTTGGCAGACAAATGATGGAGGAGTATATAAAACTGCCAATGGTGGATCTGTGTGGACCCACCTCACCAATCCAATGGTCATAAGCCAAATGTATCGTCTCGGGGTAGCGCAAACAAGTTCCGTAGTCATAGCGGGGCTTCAGGACAATGGCACAAAACTTCGAAGTACCACTGGAAGCTGGTCTGACAAAATAGGTGGTGATGGTATGGACTGTGCCATCAATCCTGTCAATGCCAATTATATGTATGGGGAGTTATATTATGGAGACTTAAAAAGGTCGACTAACGGTGGTAGCACATGGACCAGTATCAAGCCAACCTCAGAGGCCAGTGGCTGGATCACGCCATTTGGATTAGCACCCAGCGCCCCATCTACCATCTATGCTGGTTATAAGAATATATGGAAATCAACTAATAATGGCACAACCTGGAGCGCTATCAGTGCTGGCAATACCATCAATGTGAGAGCATTGGCTATCGCTCCCAGTGATGCCAATATAGTATACTATAGTACCGATGCGGACCTTTCCAGCGGCAACCGATTATTTAAAACCACTACAGGTACTAATTCCTGGACAGCACTCACCAATCCTACCAATGTGGGTCGTATATCTTCCATTGCTATTGATAACCTTAATCCAAACAATGTATGGGTCACTATCTCTGGTTATAATGCCGGTGAAAAAGTATATGTCTCTACAAACGGAGGTAGTAGTTGGACCAATATATCCGGGTCACTCCCTAATATACCTTCAAATATCCTTGCTTTCTATAATGGCAGCAATGGAGGCGTTTATTTAGGTATGGACATAGGGGTTTATTACAGAGACAACTCTATGACAGATTGGGCTTTATTCAACGCAGGATTGCCCAATGTCGAGGTAGCCGATATCGAAATTCAATATGCGCTGGGCAAAGTAAGAGTAGCCTCTTATGGTCGAGGTGTATGGGAGTCTGATATGTTTGGGGTGAGCTCGATAGCAGGATTGAAGAATGGAACACAAATTTCTAAAAAACAATTTGAAAACAGTACTTTTTCGGTTTACCCTAACCCTGTATCAACCGTGATAAATATTGAATTCTATTCAAGTGTGGAGGGTAGAAACAATCTTATGATCATGGATATGGCCGGTCGAATGGCCCATAAAACTTATTCGGTAGACATGATCAAAGGCCTCAATACGATATCGTTATCTATCGCTGATCTGCCATCAGGTGCCTATTATATAGGAGATGGTAAAGGCAAGTCAACTCGGTTTTTGAAAAATTGA
- the hisB gene encoding bifunctional histidinol-phosphatase/imidazoleglycerol-phosphate dehydratase HisB produces MKKVLFIDRDGTLIVEPTDNFQIDSLAKLEFIPGVITWLGRIVSQLDYTLVMVTNQDGLGTDSFPENDFWPAHEKMLTTLRNEGIIFEDIHIDRSFDHEKKDTRKPGLGMMGKYFSPEYNLAESYVIGDRVTDARFAANLGCKMILFNSSVPALGLDIDLRAGSWKEVYNFLRLPHRVFDLIRHTKETNVDIRIDLDGTGDTDISTGLGFFDHMLEQIGRHAECNLKIKVTGDLHIDEHHTIEDTGIALGETILKALGDKKGIERYAFHLPMDEADAEVLIDFGGRPWLIWQAEFRREKIGEMPTEMFQHFFKSFSDAAKCNLHIRCRGDNEHHKIEAIFKAFAKCIRMAKQRNPESDLLPSTKGML; encoded by the coding sequence ATGAAAAAAGTCTTATTCATAGATCGTGATGGTACCCTGATCGTAGAGCCGACTGATAATTTTCAGATAGATTCATTGGCCAAGCTTGAATTTATCCCGGGGGTCATCACCTGGCTGGGCAGGATCGTATCTCAGTTGGACTATACCCTCGTCATGGTGACCAACCAGGATGGCTTAGGTACAGACTCCTTTCCGGAAAATGATTTTTGGCCTGCACACGAAAAAATGCTTACAACCCTGCGCAATGAGGGCATCATCTTTGAAGACATACATATCGACCGGTCTTTTGATCATGAAAAAAAAGACACCCGTAAACCCGGTCTCGGGATGATGGGCAAATATTTTTCACCGGAATATAATCTGGCAGAAAGTTATGTCATTGGGGATCGTGTGACGGATGCCAGGTTTGCGGCCAACCTGGGTTGCAAAATGATTTTGTTTAATTCCTCAGTACCTGCTTTGGGGTTGGACATTGATCTGAGGGCTGGCAGCTGGAAGGAGGTTTATAATTTTCTGAGATTGCCACATCGCGTATTTGACTTAATAAGGCATACCAAAGAGACCAATGTCGATATTCGTATAGACCTGGACGGAACTGGTGACACCGACATCTCCACAGGCCTTGGATTTTTCGATCATATGCTCGAACAAATAGGCCGGCATGCAGAGTGTAACCTCAAGATCAAAGTGACCGGTGATCTGCACATCGACGAGCATCATACCATCGAAGACACCGGTATTGCACTCGGTGAAACGATATTGAAAGCCCTGGGTGACAAAAAAGGTATTGAACGTTATGCATTCCACTTGCCCATGGACGAAGCGGATGCTGAGGTATTGATTGACTTTGGTGGGCGGCCGTGGCTGATCTGGCAAGCAGAATTCAGACGCGAAAAAATTGGCGAGATGCCGACAGAAATGTTTCAGCATTTTTTCAAATCATTCAGCGATGCTGCCAAATGCAATCTCCATATCCGATGTCGAGGGGACAACGAACATCATAAGATTGAAGCTATTTTTAAAGCTTTCGCCAAATGTATCCGTATGGCTAAACAAAGGAATCCTGAATCTGATCTATTGCCTTCAACCAAAGGAATGTTATAA
- a CDS encoding YbjQ family protein: protein MLLTTTNTIEGHQIKHYLGLVAGDTVIGANVFKDIMAAFTDFVGGRSASYERVLKEAKAGAEAELVQAAQKMGANAVIGVDFDYEVMGKGTMLMVSVTGTAVIYDEFKNVK from the coding sequence ATGCTACTTACTACCACCAATACCATTGAAGGACATCAGATCAAACATTACCTTGGACTGGTAGCCGGTGATACGGTCATCGGAGCCAATGTATTTAAGGATATCATGGCTGCGTTTACCGATTTTGTCGGAGGGCGATCTGCATCTTATGAGCGTGTATTAAAAGAAGCTAAGGCTGGCGCTGAAGCTGAACTGGTGCAGGCTGCCCAAAAGATGGGAGCCAATGCAGTGATTGGAGTAGACTTTGACTACGAGGTGATGGGTAAAGGAACGATGTTGATGGTGTCTGTGACGGGTACCGCTGTTATTTATGATGAGTTTAAAAATGTAAAATGA
- a CDS encoding PorT family protein, protein MVKPLVLIFLLFPCLLSAQIGVKAGLNFANFTKSGDFSNSTRSGFHAGIFVTPNATKVIGFNAELLYSRQGYNFKDKNNTGTVNLDYIVIPTFLSLNFTRYLSIMGGLNFAYLFDGKVDTIPSSTGGTSVIKFKDYYKKLDFGLGLGAESHPVGGLVIGARFNFSLGNLFNYVNDAGSVKEAFLPKVNGKNNLSQIYTGWLFSGYRKYERY, encoded by the coding sequence ATGGTGAAACCTCTGGTCTTGATATTTCTCCTTTTTCCGTGTCTTCTCTCTGCCCAAATCGGGGTCAAAGCAGGACTTAATTTTGCCAATTTTACTAAATCAGGTGATTTTAGTAATAGCACTCGTTCCGGATTTCATGCAGGGATTTTTGTGACACCTAATGCTACCAAGGTCATTGGGTTCAATGCAGAGTTACTTTATTCCCGCCAGGGATATAATTTTAAGGATAAAAACAATACTGGCACGGTCAATCTGGATTATATCGTGATCCCAACTTTTCTCTCCCTTAATTTTACGCGATACTTATCCATCATGGGAGGATTAAATTTTGCTTACCTCTTTGATGGCAAGGTGGACACTATACCATCTTCTACCGGAGGTACTTCAGTTATAAAATTTAAAGATTATTACAAAAAGCTGGATTTTGGATTGGGTCTTGGTGCGGAGTCGCATCCGGTGGGAGGGCTGGTCATTGGTGCCAGATTCAACTTTAGTCTTGGCAATCTATTTAATTATGTCAATGATGCGGGTAGTGTCAAGGAAGCTTTTTTGCCAAAAGTCAATGGCAAGAATAATTTATCTCAGATCTACACCGGGTGGTTATTTAGCGGGTATAGGAAGTACGAGCGATATTGA